In Mustela nigripes isolate SB6536 chromosome 12, MUSNIG.SB6536, whole genome shotgun sequence, one DNA window encodes the following:
- the RETREG1 gene encoding reticulophagy regulator 1 isoform X3, with translation MPEADDFGPGQSWEVINSKPDERSRFSHCIAESWMNFSIFLQEMSLFKQQSPGKFCLLVCSVCTFFTILGSYIPGVILSYLLLLCAFLCPLFKCNDIGQKIYSKIKSGLLKLDFGIGEYINQKKRKRSEADKEKSHKDDSELDLSALCPKISLTVAAKELSVSDTDVSEVSWTDNGTFNLSEGYTPQTDTSDDLDRPSEEVFSRDLSDFPSVENGTGTNDEDEFSLGLPTEQRRKKEQVDSGLRASRERQSAAGLTLPLSSDQTFHLMRNLAGDAITAAVTAAIKEQLEGAQQALSQAAPSPGDDTDTEEGDDFELLDQSELDQIESELGLSQDQEAESQQSKKSSGFLSNLLGGH, from the exons ctGGGAAGTTATCAATTCCAAACCAGATGAAAGATCCAGGTTCAGCCACTGTATCGCAGAATCATGGATGAATTTCAGCATATTTCTTCAAGAAATGTCTCTTTTTAAGCAGCAGAGCCCTGGCAAG TTTTGCCTCCTGGTCTGCAGTGTGTGCACATTTTTTACAATCTTGGGAAGTTATATTCCTGGAGTTATACTCAGCTATCTACTGC TGCTGTGTGCATTTTTGTGTCCCCTGTTTAAGTGTAATGATATTGGACAAAAAATATACAGCAAAATCAAGTCAGGTCTGCTGAAGCTAGATTTTGGAATTGGAGAATATATTAATCAGAAGAAACGTAAGAGATCTG aagcagataaagaaaaaagtcacaaagaTGACAGTGAATTAGACCTTTCAGCTCTTTGTCCtaag ATCAGCCTCACGGTTGCGGCCAAAGAGTTGTCTGTGTCTGACACCGATGTATCCGAGGTCTCCTGGACTGACAATGGAACCTTCAACCTGTCAGAAGGATACACTCCACAGACAGACACTTCCGACG ATCTTGACCGACCAAGCGAAGAAGTATTCTCTCGAGACCTTTCGGACTTTCCGTCTGTAGAAAACGGCACGGGAACAAATGATGAAGATGAGTTCAGCCTTGGCTTGCCCactgagcaaaggagaaaaaaggagcaGGTGGACAGCGGTCTCAGAGCGAGCAGAGAGAGGCAGTCAGCAGCTGGTCTCACCCTTCCTTTGAGCAGTGACCAAACCTTTCACTTGATGCGCAACCTGGCTGGGGACGCCATTACGGCCGCGGTGACAGCAGCCATCAAAGAGCAGTTAGAGGGCGCGCAGCAAGCACTTTCTCAGGCTGCCCCCAGCCCGGGCGACGACACAGACACTGAAGAAGGTGATGACTTTGAACTACTTGACCAGTCAGAGCTTGATCAAATTGAGAGTGAATTGGGACTTTCACAAGACCAAGAAGCAGAATCACAGCAAAGTAAGAAGTCTTCTGGCTTCCTTTCAAATCTACTTGGAGGCCATTAG